A region of the Muricauda sp. MAR_2010_75 genome:
GAAATTCCCAATGTGGACGAATATTTCGGTACCAGCGACTTGCCAAATTTGTTGAAAGCTTTGGGCGCCGATTACAAACACGAATTGTTGGGCGAACGTTTAACGACCACGCCCAAAAACTACGCTTACCTAAAAATTGCCGAAGGTTGTGACCGTCCTTGCTCGTTTTGTGCCATCCCCCTGATGCGGGGCAAGCACAAGAGCAAGCCCATTGAAGAATTGGTGGCAGAATCTGAGAAATTGGCCGCAAAAGGCGTCAAAGAACTGATTTTGATTGCCCAGGACCTTACGTATTATGGACTAGACCTTTATAAAAAACGAAACTTGGCCGAATTGCTCCAAGAATTGGCCAAAGTGGAGGGTATAGAATGGATTCGATTACATTATGCGTTTCCTACCGGATTTCCTATGGATGTTTTGGAGGTAATGCGAAACGAGCCCAAAGTCTGCAATTACATCGATATTCCTTTACAACATATAGCCGACCCAATTTTAAAGAGCATGCGCAGGGGAACCACCCATGCGAAAACCACCAAATTGTTGCAAGATTTTAGGGAAGCTGTTCCCGAAATGACCATCAGAACCACTTTGATTGTGGGGTATCCCGGAGAGACGGAGGAGGATTTCCAAACCTTGAAAAACTGGGTAAAAGAAATGCGATTTGAACGCTTGGGCTGTTTCACCTACAGTCATGAGGAAAATACCCATGCCTATTCTTTGGAAGACGATGTTCCCGAGGAAGTGAAACAAGAACGCGCCAACGAGATCATGGAAATACAATCCCAAATTTCGTGGGAACTCAATCAAGAAAAAATCGGAAAAACATTTCGTTGTATCATTGACCGGAAGGAAGGAAACTACTTTGTGGGTCGTACCGAACACGATTCTCCCGATGTGGACAACGAAGTGCTCATTGATGCGGCCAAACACTATGTTAAAATTGGTGATTTTACCCAGATTGAGATTACGGAGGCCTCAGATTTTGACCTGTATGGTATACCTGTTAGTGTTTAATTGACAGTGGATTAGACGTATTCAACTGATATTTGTCATAGTCCGTTTTAGCTTTAGCTTGTAGATTTGATGTTATTGTAAACATTAAATCACACTGCTATGGTCAACGCTTTGAACAAAGAAAAAGTAAACCTGGTTGTTACATTTCTTCGAATTTTTATAGGCTGGCATTTTTTGTATGAAGGTGTCATTAAACTGTATAACCCCGAGTGGACTTCCTTTGGGTATTTGGCTACGGCCCAAGGCCCGTTAAAACCTTTTTTTGCTTTGCTGATAGGGGAATCAGTTATAGGTTGGGTAGATGCATTGAACATTATTGCACTCCTAGTGGTAGGCGCAACCTTCCTTTTGGGATTTTGGGAACGCTTCGGCGCCGTTGTGGGAATAGGGTTATTGGCACTCTACTACTTGGCCCATCCTCCATTCCCTTGGTTGGCACAACTCAATGTGGAGGGCAATTATTGGTTTGTGAACAAGAATCTTATTGAGCTTATCGGCTGTATTTTGATTTACTACTATCCAACGGGTCATTTCTTTGGATTGGGCCACTTAAAAACAAAAGAACACCTCAAAATTGAACAATCATGAAATGGACTAGAAGGGACTTATTGAAAGGCTTGGGGGGACTCCCCATTTTAGGTGCGGTTTGGTGGGCCGGCGCCATCAGCGCCACTTCAAACAAAAAAGAACGTTTGGAAATCTTGGAACAATTGAACATTAGGCCTTCATTACCTCCAACGGTTCCAGAAATTGGAGGTGAACCCGTTCGTGTGGGCATCATCGGTTTTGGGATACGGGGCGAACAGCTCTGCAGGTCTTTGGGCCATGCCACCACAGCTTGGATGGAAGAAATGCGTTTGGCAGCTGAGGAAGATGCCAGCAATCATGCCTTGGAGGATTTTTTGAAACAGGATAAACTCAATGTAAAATTGGTGGGCATCTGCGATGTATTCGATGTTAGGGCGGCGAATTTCATTGAAGCTTTTGCAACACCCGATAACCCCATCAAGAGATACAATACCTATAAGGAAATGATTCAGAGCGGGGATGTGGATGCTGTGGTCATTGCCACACCAGACCACTGGCACGCTCCAATGTCCATTGAAGCCCTCAACCATAACGTGCATGTGTACGTGGAAAAACCTATGACTCACACCGTGGAGGAAACGTACCGCTTACGTACCGCTGCACAAAACTCCAAGGCCGTTTTTGCTGTGGGACATCAGCATAGACAAACCTTGAGCTTCAGCACCGCACGTGACATTGTGGAAAAAGGAACCTTGGGCCATGTGTCCCTCATACAGACCAATACCAATAGAAATGATGACAATGGGGCTTGGAATTACGATATCCATGAAAAAGCTAGTCCAGAGACCATTGACTGGGAACAGTTTTTGGGTTCGGCCCCAGCCATTCCTTTCAACAAAAACCATTTTTTCAGATGGCGAAAGTGGTGGGCCTACGGCTCTGGACTTTCAGGTGACTTGTTGACCCACGATTATGACCGACTCAATTGCGTGTTGAATATGGGCATACCCACATCCGTAAGTGCTTCTGGAGGTATTTATACCCATAATGACGGCAGAAATGTGCCCGATGTCATCCAAGTAAATATGGAGTTCCCCAATTTCAGCACTGGAAGCAGTCAGGTAAAAGGCAAGGAAAAAGGAATGACTTTCTGCTACAGTGCCACTTTGGGCAATGGTTTCAACAGACCTACCATTCTCATGGGCCATGATGCTACCATGGAGTTGGGCAACAAACTAACGGTTTGGCCCGATGGTGCATCAACGCGTTACGCAGATATGATTGAAACTGAAAAGATGAGCCCCAATGTTCCAATATACCAATATGACCCAGCTACCAACGCGCCAGATGCCATTTCTTCCGCTACCTCTCAATATTTTGCCGATAAAGGACTCATGTGGACCTATAT
Encoded here:
- a CDS encoding Gfo/Idh/MocA family protein, whose translation is MKWTRRDLLKGLGGLPILGAVWWAGAISATSNKKERLEILEQLNIRPSLPPTVPEIGGEPVRVGIIGFGIRGEQLCRSLGHATTAWMEEMRLAAEEDASNHALEDFLKQDKLNVKLVGICDVFDVRAANFIEAFATPDNPIKRYNTYKEMIQSGDVDAVVIATPDHWHAPMSIEALNHNVHVYVEKPMTHTVEETYRLRTAAQNSKAVFAVGHQHRQTLSFSTARDIVEKGTLGHVSLIQTNTNRNDDNGAWNYDIHEKASPETIDWEQFLGSAPAIPFNKNHFFRWRKWWAYGSGLSGDLLTHDYDRLNCVLNMGIPTSVSASGGIYTHNDGRNVPDVIQVNMEFPNFSTGSSQVKGKEKGMTFCYSATLGNGFNRPTILMGHDATMELGNKLTVWPDGASTRYADMIETEKMSPNVPIYQYDPATNAPDAISSATSQYFADKGLMWTYIDGVRVDSTFLHMREWLSVIKNGGKVSCGINEGFDEAISAHMAGLSWKLGRKIEWDAETETLKPIEGIDFDQVLLGNGNWHPDSKLVG
- a CDS encoding DoxX family membrane protein; amino-acid sequence: MVNALNKEKVNLVVTFLRIFIGWHFLYEGVIKLYNPEWTSFGYLATAQGPLKPFFALLIGESVIGWVDALNIIALLVVGATFLLGFWERFGAVVGIGLLALYYLAHPPFPWLAQLNVEGNYWFVNKNLIELIGCILIYYYPTGHFFGLGHLKTKEHLKIEQS
- the rimO gene encoding 30S ribosomal protein S12 methylthiotransferase RimO — protein: MRTKSLKKNKINVVTLGCSKNVYDSEVLMGQLRASNKEVVHEEEGNVVVINTCGFIANAKEESVNTILEYVQKKEAGEVDKVFVTGCLSERYKPDLQQEIPNVDEYFGTSDLPNLLKALGADYKHELLGERLTTTPKNYAYLKIAEGCDRPCSFCAIPLMRGKHKSKPIEELVAESEKLAAKGVKELILIAQDLTYYGLDLYKKRNLAELLQELAKVEGIEWIRLHYAFPTGFPMDVLEVMRNEPKVCNYIDIPLQHIADPILKSMRRGTTHAKTTKLLQDFREAVPEMTIRTTLIVGYPGETEEDFQTLKNWVKEMRFERLGCFTYSHEENTHAYSLEDDVPEEVKQERANEIMEIQSQISWELNQEKIGKTFRCIIDRKEGNYFVGRTEHDSPDVDNEVLIDAAKHYVKIGDFTQIEITEASDFDLYGIPVSV